From one Phocaeicola salanitronis DSM 18170 genomic stretch:
- a CDS encoding queuosine precursor transporter has protein sequence MKKENLVSVPFMVLGIVFCVCLVAANLLETKVVQLGPIAVTAGLIVFPVSYIINDCIAEVWGFRKARLIIWMGFLMNFMTVALGQLAVALPAAPFWEGEAGFNFVFGMAPRIAAASLLAFLAGSFINAYVMSRMKLSSQGKHFSARAILSTVYGESADSFIFFPLAFGGLMPLPELGKMMLVQVALKTMYEIIVLPVTVRVVRYIKHIDGTDTYDENISYNILKINEL, from the coding sequence ATGAAAAAAGAAAATCTCGTATCGGTGCCTTTTATGGTTTTGGGCATCGTGTTTTGTGTATGCCTCGTAGCGGCAAATCTATTAGAAACCAAAGTCGTGCAATTGGGGCCGATAGCGGTTACTGCCGGGCTGATTGTTTTTCCCGTCTCATACATTATCAATGATTGCATAGCCGAAGTGTGGGGCTTCCGTAAGGCTCGTCTCATCATCTGGATGGGATTTCTTATGAATTTTATGACCGTTGCCTTAGGCCAGCTTGCCGTAGCATTGCCCGCTGCCCCGTTTTGGGAAGGTGAAGCGGGATTCAATTTTGTATTTGGCATGGCTCCCCGCATTGCCGCGGCAAGCTTGCTGGCTTTTCTGGCAGGCTCGTTTATCAATGCCTACGTGATGAGCCGTATGAAACTGTCTTCACAAGGAAAACATTTCTCGGCGCGTGCCATCCTCTCTACGGTATATGGCGAAAGTGCCGATTCGTTTATCTTCTTCCCCTTAGCATTCGGCGGACTGATGCCGCTTCCCGAGCTGGGCAAAATGATGCTGGTGCAAGTAGCGCTGAAGACGATGTACGAAATCATTGTACTCCCCGTTACCGTCCGTGTCGTACGTTACATCAAGCACATTGACGGAACGGACACCTACGACGAGAACATATCTTATAACATTCTTAAAATTAACGAACTATAA
- the corA gene encoding magnesium/cobalt transporter CorA: MAKNNLLTEELNYIGGSKTPTHLHLCTYGPAGAENHDGDTIEDILPYFKAGSMHWIQIHGLKDTEEIQKVCRHFGIGFLTEQDILNSLHLTKIEAHEDYNVVILKLLSATGEDEYLPQQLCLVQGEDYLLTFTENDTDFFDEIYTAIENDVLKIRTRSSDFLLSVILNSVMTSFMSIISDMEDKLEDLEERLLTPGVMDPTIGDLHVFRRNYRLIKKCIFPLKEQIAKLLHPEDTRLLHKASRPFFNDVNDHLQFVLQTLEGCRDLLGALVDMILSSNDRHMNNIMRQLTVVSTIFIPLTFLAGIWGMNFRVMPELDWKYGYLYAWGLMLLIAIGVCVYFKRKKWY; this comes from the coding sequence ATGGCAAAGAACAATCTTTTGACGGAAGAACTGAACTATATCGGAGGAAGCAAGACCCCGACGCACCTGCACTTGTGTACGTATGGACCAGCCGGAGCGGAAAACCATGACGGTGACACCATAGAAGACATATTGCCTTATTTCAAGGCGGGCTCCATGCACTGGATTCAGATACATGGGCTGAAGGATACGGAAGAAATACAGAAGGTATGCCGGCATTTCGGCATTGGGTTCCTTACCGAGCAGGATATTCTCAATTCGCTTCATCTCACCAAGATTGAAGCACACGAAGACTATAATGTCGTAATCCTGAAACTGCTTTCCGCTACAGGTGAGGACGAATATCTTCCCCAGCAGCTTTGCCTGGTGCAAGGCGAAGATTACCTGCTCACTTTTACGGAAAACGATACCGATTTTTTCGATGAAATCTATACGGCGATAGAAAATGACGTGTTGAAAATCCGTACCCGCTCGTCAGACTTTCTGCTGAGCGTGATTCTGAATAGTGTGATGACCAGTTTCATGTCCATCATTTCGGATATGGAAGACAAGCTGGAAGACTTGGAAGAGCGCTTGCTCACGCCCGGTGTGATGGACCCAACAATCGGCGACCTGCACGTGTTCCGGCGTAATTATCGCCTGATAAAGAAATGCATCTTCCCGCTGAAGGAACAAATCGCCAAACTTCTTCATCCTGAAGATACCCGGTTGCTGCATAAGGCGAGCCGCCCCTTCTTCAACGATGTAAACGACCACCTGCAATTTGTCCTGCAAACATTGGAAGGATGCCGTGACCTGCTCGGTGCGCTGGTCGATATGATTCTTTCCAGCAACGACCGGCACATGAACAACATCATGCGCCAGCTCACCGTGGTGTCTACCATCTTTATTCCGCTGACTTTTCTCGCCGGCATCTGGGGGATGAACTTCCGCGTCATGCCCGAACTGGACTGGAAATACGGATACCTCTATGCTTGGGGACTGATGTTGCTCATCGCCATCGGCGTATGCGTGTACTTTAAGCGGAAGAAATGGTATTAA
- the nth gene encoding endonuclease III, translated as MRKKELYDRVIAYFEQAMPVAETELHYEDPFQLLVAVILSAQCTDKRVNMITPALFRDFPTAEAMAATTPDVVYEYIRSVSYPNNKAKHLVGMAQMLVRDYEGQVPDTLEELVKLPGVGRKTANVIQSVVFHKAAMAVDTHVFRVSHRIGLVPGTCTTPLATEKHLTRYIPEALIPKAHHWLILHGRYVCTARNPKCDKCGLNGICQASLKAKI; from the coding sequence ATGAGAAAAAAAGAACTTTACGACCGGGTAATCGCTTATTTCGAGCAGGCGATGCCCGTGGCAGAAACCGAATTGCATTACGAAGACCCTTTCCAGTTGCTTGTAGCCGTTATCTTAAGCGCACAATGCACCGACAAGCGGGTCAATATGATTACTCCGGCATTGTTCCGTGATTTTCCTACGGCAGAAGCTATGGCAGCCACCACTCCCGATGTGGTTTACGAATACATCCGGAGCGTGAGCTATCCCAACAACAAGGCGAAGCATCTGGTAGGAATGGCACAGATGCTGGTGCGTGATTATGAAGGGCAGGTGCCCGATACGCTGGAAGAACTGGTGAAGCTTCCCGGAGTAGGACGGAAGACAGCGAATGTCATCCAAAGCGTGGTGTTCCATAAAGCCGCCATGGCGGTCGATACCCACGTGTTCCGTGTGAGCCACCGCATCGGGCTGGTGCCCGGTACCTGCACCACTCCGCTTGCTACCGAAAAGCATCTTACCCGTTATATTCCTGAAGCCTTGATACCCAAGGCACACCATTGGCTTATCCTGCACGGACGGTACGTGTGTACGGCACGCAATCCGAAATGCGACAAATGCGGATTGAACGGCATCTGCCAGGCATCGCTGAAAGCAAAGATTTGA
- a CDS encoding succinate CoA transferase, translated as MKYPILSAEEAAALIIDGQTVGIGGFSSVGTPKAVPAALAQHAETLHNEGKPFKIGLITGGATGNQVDSALTEAHAVAFRTPFQSNKEMRNAINSGEVQYFDLHLSQIGQDVRYGFLGKIDVAIIEASGITPEGDLILSTSVGISPTLTCVADKIIIELNEAHAGKLTGMHDIFVLDNPPYRREIPIYKVNDRTGSISVKVDSKKVAGVVLTNERDQIAAFTPLNETTRQIGQNVADFLVKEYRQGAIPKEFLPLQSGVGNIANAVLGALGGDPHLPAFSMYTEVIQNSVIDLMLEERIRFVAGSSLTLSDDKLDLLYEHIGEMKDRVLLRPQEITNHPEVIRRLGIIAVNTALEADIFGNVNSTHVSGSKMMNGIGGSGDFARNAYLSIFTTPSTAKGGLISSIVPQVSHVDSTEHDVRILVTEQGVADLRGKSPLQRARLIIENCAHPDYKELLWDYLKLSEGHCHTPMSLRNAFQMHLAFAETGDMRNTKYV; from the coding sequence ATGAAATATCCAATTTTATCAGCAGAAGAAGCTGCAGCGCTTATCATCGACGGACAGACGGTCGGCATCGGAGGATTCTCGTCAGTAGGTACACCGAAAGCAGTCCCCGCTGCATTGGCACAGCATGCAGAAACATTACACAATGAAGGAAAACCGTTTAAAATAGGACTTATTACCGGAGGGGCAACAGGAAACCAGGTGGACAGTGCCCTGACCGAAGCACATGCCGTTGCTTTCCGCACTCCTTTCCAGTCGAACAAGGAAATGCGGAATGCCATCAATAGCGGCGAGGTGCAATATTTCGATCTTCACCTTTCGCAAATCGGACAAGACGTGCGCTACGGATTCTTGGGGAAAATCGATGTGGCTATCATCGAAGCTTCCGGCATTACCCCTGAAGGCGACCTCATTCTGAGCACTTCGGTAGGCATTTCGCCCACCCTGACATGTGTGGCAGACAAAATCATTATCGAATTGAACGAGGCTCATGCGGGCAAATTGACGGGAATGCACGACATCTTTGTGCTCGACAATCCGCCTTACCGCCGTGAAATCCCTATCTATAAGGTAAACGACCGTACCGGAAGCATCAGCGTGAAAGTAGACTCCAAGAAAGTGGCTGGAGTGGTGTTGACAAACGAGCGTGACCAGATAGCCGCCTTCACTCCTCTGAACGAAACCACACGCCAAATCGGACAAAACGTAGCAGACTTTTTAGTAAAGGAATATCGTCAAGGAGCGATTCCCAAAGAATTTCTTCCCTTACAATCGGGCGTAGGAAACATTGCCAATGCCGTATTGGGAGCTTTGGGCGGCGACCCGCACTTGCCTGCCTTTTCGATGTATACCGAAGTGATACAGAACTCCGTTATCGACCTGATGCTGGAAGAGCGCATCCGTTTTGTGGCAGGCAGCTCGCTTACACTCTCGGACGATAAGTTGGACTTGCTTTACGAGCACATCGGTGAAATGAAAGACCGCGTCCTGCTCCGTCCGCAAGAAATCACCAATCACCCTGAAGTCATCCGCCGGTTAGGTATCATTGCGGTCAATACAGCACTTGAAGCTGACATCTTCGGCAATGTAAACAGCACTCATGTGTCGGGAAGCAAGATGATGAACGGCATCGGAGGCTCGGGCGACTTTGCACGTAATGCCTACCTTTCTATCTTTACCACCCCTTCTACGGCGAAAGGCGGGCTTATCTCGTCCATCGTACCTCAAGTATCGCACGTAGACAGTACCGAACACGATGTACGCATCCTTGTAACCGAACAGGGAGTAGCAGACTTGAGAGGAAAATCACCGCTTCAACGGGCACGCCTCATCATCGAGAATTGCGCGCATCCCGACTATAAAGAACTGCTTTGGGATTACCTGAAACTTTCGGAAGGGCATTGTCATACCCCGATGTCGCTCCGTAACGCCTTCCAGATGCATCTGGCATTTGCCGAAACAGGTGATATGCGGAATACGAAATACGTATGA
- a CDS encoding peptide MFS transporter yields the protein MFEGQPKGLYALALANTGERFGYYTMLAIFVLFLMDNFGMSPSTAGNIYAMFLALVYFLPFIGGILADKFGYGRMVTVGVIAMFAGYVLLALPMGSSTLGLVAMFAALVVISCGTGLFKGNLQVMVGNLYDDPRYAKRRDSAFSIFYMAINIGALFAPTAAVEIMKYAQNSLGVSANDSYHFAFGVACVSLIVSMAIYYGFRSTFRHVEGGSVKEAGKGAAAAEKHEELSPRETKERIVALCLVFAVVIFFWMAFHQNGLTLTYFAKQFTARSSEGLESMMFSVWNLVAVIFIVYALFSFFQSKTGKGKLVSCVVIFLAMCFLGYQYAALPASTPVDAPIFQQFNPFFVVALTPVSMAIFGSLAARGKEPSAPRKIGLGMLVAACGYVIMLAASIGLLSPADQTQAIEAGTASFVSPNWLVSTYLVLTFAELLLSPMGISFVSKVAPPKYKGMMMGGWFVATAIGNYLTSVASWLWGELPLYFVWGTLMVLCLLAALFIFSVMKRLEKVA from the coding sequence ATGTTTGAAGGACAACCTAAAGGTCTTTATGCGCTGGCGCTCGCCAATACGGGCGAACGTTTCGGCTATTACACAATGCTGGCTATCTTCGTTTTGTTCTTGATGGACAATTTCGGCATGTCGCCGAGTACAGCCGGCAACATTTACGCCATGTTTTTGGCTTTAGTTTATTTCTTGCCGTTTATAGGAGGTATTCTTGCCGATAAGTTCGGTTATGGGCGTATGGTGACGGTGGGCGTCATTGCGATGTTTGCCGGTTACGTATTACTTGCCCTGCCGATGGGAAGCAGCACATTGGGGCTGGTGGCGATGTTTGCCGCACTGGTCGTAATCAGTTGCGGTACGGGACTTTTCAAAGGAAACCTGCAGGTGATGGTAGGCAACCTCTACGATGATCCCCGGTATGCCAAGCGGCGCGACTCGGCGTTCAGCATTTTCTATATGGCGATTAATATCGGTGCGCTTTTTGCTCCGACAGCAGCGGTCGAGATTATGAAGTATGCGCAGAACAGCCTGGGTGTAAGTGCGAACGATTCCTATCACTTTGCGTTCGGCGTGGCTTGTGTTTCGCTGATTGTTTCCATGGCTATCTATTACGGGTTCCGTAGCACGTTCCGCCACGTGGAAGGGGGAAGTGTGAAAGAAGCAGGCAAGGGTGCTGCTGCGGCAGAAAAGCACGAGGAGCTTTCGCCGCGTGAGACGAAAGAGCGCATCGTGGCACTGTGTCTGGTATTTGCCGTGGTGATTTTCTTCTGGATGGCATTCCATCAGAACGGTTTGACATTGACTTATTTTGCCAAGCAGTTTACCGCACGCAGCTCGGAAGGATTGGAAAGCATGATGTTCAGCGTATGGAACTTGGTGGCGGTGATATTCATCGTTTATGCCCTGTTCTCGTTTTTCCAGTCGAAAACAGGCAAAGGCAAGCTTGTTTCGTGTGTGGTCATCTTTCTGGCAATGTGCTTCTTGGGTTATCAGTATGCCGCACTTCCTGCAAGCACTCCGGTGGATGCACCTATCTTCCAGCAGTTCAATCCGTTCTTTGTCGTAGCGCTCACACCGGTATCCATGGCAATATTCGGTTCGTTGGCAGCCCGTGGCAAAGAGCCTTCGGCTCCGCGTAAAATCGGTTTGGGTATGTTGGTGGCAGCCTGCGGATACGTCATCATGCTTGCAGCTTCTATCGGTTTGTTGAGCCCTGCCGACCAGACGCAAGCCATCGAGGCGGGTACGGCTTCGTTCGTATCGCCCAACTGGCTGGTATCGACTTATCTGGTATTGACGTTTGCCGAATTGTTGCTTTCGCCGATGGGTATTTCGTTCGTGTCGAAAGTGGCTCCCCCTAAGTATAAGGGGATGATGATGGGAGGCTGGTTCGTGGCTACGGCTATCGGTAATTACCTCACTTCGGTGGCTTCGTGGCTGTGGGGCGAATTGCCGTTGTATTTCGTATGGGGTACACTGATGGTGCTTTGCCTCTTGGCTGCCCTGTTCATCTTCTCGGTGATGAAGCGGTTGGAGAAAGTGGCATAA
- a CDS encoding glycerate kinase family protein encodes MKKIVLAIDSFKGCLTSEEVEQCVAEEIHRLHPQCQTVAIPIADGGEGMLDTLINAMQGQIIYTRAHDPLMRMRTTRYGILGNQQTAVIEMAEINGLTTLSPAERNPMETSTYGTGELIKEALKKGFRRFIIGIGGSATNDAGMGMMQALGARLYDKEGNELGQGGKIMKHIARIDLDLLHPALKKTSFTVACDVQNPFYGPQGAAYVFARQKGATDEQIHLLDKGMQHLARLIEQDFHIYINKVKGAGAAGGLGGAFHVLLKSRLQSGIELLLDTVGFDEQIKDADLVITGEGKADRQTCEGKVPAGVLKRATKAGIPTLLLAGKTEDRDLLEKMGFCQLIQISPDSLPAEQAIQPDIARENIRKATQCAFKTMQPLPPAPHVSGHQEQA; translated from the coding sequence ATGAAAAAGATTGTTTTAGCTATCGATTCGTTCAAAGGATGTCTCACATCGGAAGAAGTGGAGCAATGTGTAGCAGAAGAAATACATCGCCTCCACCCTCAATGCCAAACCGTAGCCATCCCTATTGCTGACGGAGGAGAAGGCATGCTCGACACACTGATAAATGCCATGCAAGGACAAATCATTTATACCCGCGCCCACGACCCACTCATGCGAATGCGTACAACACGCTACGGCATACTGGGCAATCAACAAACCGCTGTTATCGAAATGGCGGAAATAAACGGCCTGACCACACTCTCTCCCGCCGAACGGAATCCGATGGAGACCAGCACATACGGTACGGGAGAACTGATAAAGGAGGCTTTGAAAAAGGGATTCCGACGGTTCATTATCGGTATCGGAGGAAGTGCCACCAACGATGCAGGCATGGGCATGATGCAGGCACTCGGTGCACGGCTCTACGATAAAGAAGGAAACGAATTGGGACAAGGAGGGAAAATCATGAAACACATCGCACGTATTGACCTCGATCTCCTGCATCCGGCTCTGAAGAAAACAAGTTTTACCGTAGCTTGCGATGTACAGAATCCTTTCTACGGACCACAAGGAGCAGCCTATGTCTTTGCCCGACAAAAAGGAGCTACCGACGAACAAATACATCTGCTGGACAAAGGGATGCAACATCTCGCCCGTCTCATCGAACAGGATTTTCACATCTATATAAATAAGGTAAAGGGAGCGGGAGCTGCCGGAGGGCTTGGCGGAGCCTTCCACGTATTGTTGAAAAGCCGGCTTCAATCGGGTATCGAATTACTGTTGGACACCGTAGGATTCGATGAACAAATCAAAGATGCCGACCTCGTCATCACCGGAGAAGGCAAGGCAGACCGCCAGACTTGCGAGGGAAAGGTTCCTGCAGGAGTACTGAAAAGAGCGACAAAAGCCGGCATCCCTACCCTTCTGCTGGCAGGAAAGACAGAAGACCGCGACTTATTGGAAAAGATGGGGTTCTGCCAACTCATTCAAATCTCACCTGATAGCTTGCCTGCCGAACAAGCCATACAACCGGATATTGCACGGGAAAACATCCGCAAGGCTACGCAATGTGCATTCAAAACAATGCAGCCACTTCCGCCCGCGCCTCACGTATCAGGTCATCAGGAGCAAGCTTGA
- the ybaK gene encoding Cys-tRNA(Pro) deacylase, producing the protein MKINKTNVARLLDKAKVPYELIPYEVDENDLSAVHVAASLGEDIECVFKTLVLHGDKSGYFVCVIPGEHEVDLKLAAKVSGNKKCDLIPVKELLPLTGYIRGGCSPIGMKKHFPTYIHKTCLDFPFIYVSAGVRGLQIKLAPDDLIREARAEVAALF; encoded by the coding sequence ATGAAAATTAACAAGACCAATGTGGCACGCTTGCTGGATAAGGCAAAAGTGCCTTACGAACTGATTCCTTACGAAGTGGACGAGAACGACTTGAGTGCCGTGCATGTGGCGGCATCGTTGGGAGAAGACATCGAATGTGTATTCAAGACCTTGGTGTTGCACGGCGATAAGAGCGGGTATTTTGTCTGTGTGATTCCCGGCGAGCATGAAGTCGACTTAAAATTAGCGGCAAAGGTTTCGGGTAATAAGAAGTGTGATTTGATACCTGTAAAGGAATTGCTTCCGCTTACGGGTTACATACGCGGTGGATGTTCGCCTATCGGGATGAAAAAGCATTTCCCGACGTATATCCATAAAACCTGCCTGGATTTTCCTTTTATCTATGTAAGTGCGGGCGTACGGGGGCTGCAAATCAAGCTTGCTCCTGATGACCTGATACGTGAGGCGCGGGCGGAAGTGGCTGCATTGTTTTGA